The genomic DNA gacagtcacaaaccatctaggtggaaagttccagttctttattaaattgtagtgcttaattAAAAAGGTAACAAACGCTGTAGTTGCTCTTACGATTTTTCAATGTTCCCcttaatttctccaggatcccattatcagatcctgatatgatgacaatgggacccCCTCCGGACAGGAGTATACccattcaaattaaaaaagaattaatcaAATCGGGCCAGGCATATTTGAATAAGCAGGTAACATACctttcctccttttttaaagtcgattaaaattacaaacttctttattttagattttattcgGTGATTTGGCTTACTTATTGGAAATGGTGATGTTGATTAACTTAATGATCAGATTAGCGGTGGGTACCATTGTAAGTTTCATAAGAGTTTATtctgaacaaaataaaataatattaatgtaatacACTCATAAAATATCATAAAGCAGTTTTTTTGTGTTACAGGTCCCTTTCTACACATAGTCATTCTTTTCACtattagtaattattacaaAGTTTGGTATGAATTCGTTACTACTCCTATGCGGCATCAGTTATTGCGAGCAGACGTACAAACAGAAGGACAGGATTATCCGATGTATTGACCATTCAATGACCAACAAGAAAATGAGTAAgagttaataaattttcattcatttattttccgttttcctatttactattttgagTATCGGTTATTTTAACATAGTTATATGAGTTCTTGCAATTTTATGAGTAGTTAGATGGACGAGTAGATATTTTATGTACTACATGTCTGAATatagaatttttgtttttgtgtagtGTCTATGTATAGTTGATTTTAGTATTTGGTTTTCATCGATGTTACTGTTGTGTATATATAATTTGAGATGTACATCTTATAAAGGTCATATGATTCGGAATTTTCACTCGGGCTTCCTTAGGAACTGGATGTGCCAACTTAGATATGATCTCTGATCTAATCATCGACCTAACCATTAGTTAATAACATATCTAATATCATATCTGTTAACGTTAGATTTAAGAGAacactttaaatatttgtttcagCATCGGAGTCGTACGAGGCTCTGAAGGAACTCCGTGAGCTCGTCATCTCCCGCCCCGTCCGCTTCAGCGCCGTGCACTTCTACACGCTGGACTACCCCACCATGCTGGCCATGGCCTCTGCCATCGTCACCTACACTGTCATAATGATGCAGAATATGCACTAATCAGCTTCTACTAATTTAAGATTAGTTTAAGTACGAGTTAATTTAGAATAATAGATATTAgataattatgtttaattagtaatAGTTTTATAGGATTAGTATATGCACTGTCGAATTAGACCAACATGAATATAAATtcttaaatcaaaattttaaagttaattacgAATAAGTATTATTGAAGCTATGTTCTTTGGTATTCATGAATAAATTATTCTGAATTGTAATTATTAACcagatgtatttattatttacgtagTTAAGAGTCTCCCAAGTAAAACCTTTATGACGACTTtctaaaaatatgtaactaaaGGTACCAGCCGTTGATGAAACAATCTTGGCGCAGCATGAAgtcatttttatcatttaaaccAGATCGAGCGTACAAAATAAAGTCCTCAGTTCAGCaaagtaagtaaaattatatctaaaggtaTATCGTTGGTAAAAGTTTGATCAAATTTACAGCTGTACAAATGTTTGTAAGACACACTTTATATAATAGTGCAATCAATTTCTAAGCGAGTATATAAAATGAatgataaattaacaaatagatggtttcaaattaaatttgcgCCACTAGCGTAATTAAAGATACAATTCAGATAAGCAAATAACCGATGCAATCAactagtaggtacaatatttgcCCTCAATacttctattattttattcagtgtTATTCAAGAACATGTACGTTTATGACTTAAACCACAACATAATGACCAATAATGTTTATTCAACTTTAAAACCCCTAAACTATGTTTTGAAAATGTTTGGATTATATTGTATTTCATTAAATGGTGAAACATTTAAATACTCGTGGCCTGTTTGGAGAGTTTCCTTTATATGTACAACTCTCCTTATTTCTAATTCTGTTGGaatttattatgatatttcAGAAACTAAAgttaaatttcagttttattttgcATTACTTTCGGTACTAGCATTTATCCAATACGCTGTGGATGTAACATTCACTTATAAATATGGTACTCAACGTTGTTTAAACTATTACAAAGTCTATATATCGATCGACGACGTCATTGGCATGGCATACTGCAATGAAATCAAAAGAAATGTTACTAAAACATGTATATTATTCATGTTGATTTATCTTGTCTATATTATTGGTGACTTATATCCTTTACTAACAACTGATGGCTGGATCATTAGTATATTCCACTGCAATGACTTTATATGCACAGCCTTTAAGATGCTCTCGGCATTGGATGGTATAGCTCACTTCGGTCAATTAAGATTTCGGCTTAAAAGAATCAAAGATATACTTAAAAATTACTACCATACTGTGCAATCTATGCCTGGAGTGACATTTGATGTGATTTGTAGAAATAATTGGATAAAAACTTTAAATCGTGTAGATTCATTGAGCACGATTGATTACAATAGTTCCAACGTTATTCTACATCTCAATAGATGCTACTTACACTTGCTTCAACAATGTGATTATATTAATGGCATGTTTGGATTTAGGGTAAGCGTATTATAAGATGCGATATTTTCTTCATACCTAGTCAGATATTGCTTTTGATTTTACTGCCTCGGTGGTATATTGTAGTCATGTATCAGGGCCTTTGGTCAGGCTATGaatcattacatttttattcattgtaATCACAGTATTAACCTGAATATGTGTGAATTGGCAGTGTCACTCTCTGCTACGGAACGCACGTTCAGCCTTCgatataaaatcattatttacatCCGAAAGTAATCATAACAGAATAagaatattatcattatcatcaaagTCGTTTGTAGCATAGCTTCTTGGTGCTGCAGTGGACCTTCGATTAGATATATGCTGGCGATGTAGAATTCACTTAAACTGAcaactttgaaattttaaacaGCATTGAAAAGTAatgtcttaatttaaaaattcttagtgCCATACTAATAGggtgaaaattaataaaacctttctttatttactttagaTTTTATTGGGTGCCTTCGTTTACTTGCTAGAAATGGTTATGTTGATTAACTTGATAATCAGGTTAGCGTTGGGTACAATGGTAAGTCAACGGTGTTTCGTTAGAGTTTTGTGCAGCTAAAGAAAAAGTTACTTAAATACGAAAAGGATCTTATTaagcaatttatattttgtttctctTACAGGCCCCTTTTTCCAAAACACTCTTCTTTACACTTTTAGAAACGTTTATGAAGTTTGTAATTTACTCCTCAATAATTATGTGCGGCATCAATAGTTGCGAGCAAACATATGAACAGGCTGACGAGATTATACGATGCATTGATCACTTGATGACAAACAAGAAACTGAGTAAGAATTTACATTCGATTATTTGCACATTTCCAATTATTTTCTATCTTCTaaaagttcaattttttttttaatctttattttagggAGCTGAGTCTGCATCTAAgttgaataataaaaacctCATTATATTATTCTCAGTATCGGCTcttgcttgatttttttttgattattgaGAGTTAATTGTAAGATGTAGGATAAGTAAGATTTGAATAcagaattttctattttagtgTAGTTACTATGTAGTTGATTGtagtattttgttttcattgatGTTATTGTTgctgataaataaataacccaTCGCGCATTTCACATAGGCATATAGAATATCTATGAACTTATGTGAGGTAGAGCTAGATAACACTTCAACTATTTGTTTCAGCATCGGAGTCGTACGAGGCGTTGAGAGAACTCCGTGAGCTCGTCATCTCCCGCCCCGTCCGCTTCAGCGCCGTGCACTTCTACACGCTGGACTACGCCACCATGCTGGCCATGGGGTCCGCCATCGTCACCTACACCATCATACTGCTGCAGAACATACACTAAAAAACTTGTACTAGTTGTAGCGCGAGTTAATTACAAAGGCGAAAGGTTTTGTGAaagtgtgtttgttttttactgCTTTGTGTTGCggctacttaagcgatttggctgaaatttgaaatggaaacgAAAAATccatcccgcgggatttgtgaaaatcacAATTctacgcagacaaagtcgcgggcgtccgctagtaataagtaAATGTAATGTGCACTGATAAATTTGGGTAACCAGTAGTTACCGTTAGTAGTAGttcttaagtaaataaatttctaATAGCTTGCAATGAAACATATCTAGACGCCAAGCTAAGTTCTAAAAGCAAATTATCTAATGCAAACATATGAAAACAACGTAAGAGCTGACTGAATAAAGCTAATACGAGTAGTATCAGTTACTGAAGCAATGTTCTGTGGTGTTCTCCAATAAATTATTCTGAATTACAATTTAACTATGGTGTTATTTAGTTCTGTAAACTCTAGATCATTGTTGTATATAATTTACCTAGTATCTAACGTTGGCTAAAGTTTAATCAAATTAATAGCTCCGCAAATGTTTGTATAAAACACTTCATTTAAtagtataatctatttctaaGCAAGTAGATAAAATGAATGATAAATTAACAAACGAAAtggtttcaaatgaaatttacGCCACTAGCGTAATTAAACATACAATTCtataatctttaatttattatatcaacGCTCAATACTTCAGTGTTATTCAAGAGCATGTACTTTCAGGACTTACCCTAATCAAAACAGAATAGACGATACTGTTTATTCAACTTTAAAACCCCCAAATTTTAATACTCGTGGCCTTTTTGGAGagttttgtttatatgtataattctatttttttcttgttcTGTTGGAATTTATTGTGATATTTCTGAAACTAAAgttaaatttcagttttattttgcATTACATTTATTCAATACGCTGTGGATGTTACACTCACTTATAAATATGGTACTCAACGTTGTTTGAACGATTACAAAGTCTTTAAATCTATCGACGACGTCATCGGTATGCCGTACTGAAATGAAATCAAACGAAGTTTTGCCAAAACATTTATCTTATTTTTGACGATTTATCTTCTCTATGTTATTGGTGACATTTACCCTTTGCTAACAACTGATGGGTGGATAGTTAGCATGATCCACTGCACTGACTTAATGTGTACAGCTTTTAAAATGCTCTCAGCATTGGATGGTATAGCTCACTTCACTCAAAAAAAAAGGTTTCGTCTTAAAAGAATCAAAGATATACTAATAAATTACTACAGTAATGTCCAGTCTTTGCCTGGAGTGACAGTGGATGTGTAAGTATGAAGCTCCATAGACCAACCGCTCCTCTAGGGGACCTCGTTACGACTATATCTCGTTACAACCGTACACTTGCCCGTTAATAtaacttaactttttttttttaaacttataacTTAGCTATTTTgcttggtaaaaaaaaaacatttttaggcATTTGTCTTGCGCGGTTCATTCTGGTTTCCATTCTCGATTTGGACATTCAGAAAAGGAGCCCAGAATAACGCCGCGGAAGAATAAGCGAGGCACTATTATTACGTGTTACAGTTAGCAGCGCAGCCTCACAGTGTGGATTATATTCGTCAAGCGGATCGGCTTCACTCTGCGCCTATCCAAGTTTggggattaaaatattttcaagccATGCAAAAAACATGGCTCTAACGTAAAACTAGGCAACGGACGCGatagtaaattttgaaaaaacttgCAACGAAAAAGACAGGTCGACAAAATCGTGGTGAAGCACGAACctatttagtaggtacctattataatCTTCCATGTATAGTTTTTGGTTAAAACTTCGCGGTTCCCGGTGTCAAAATAGGGTCGCTCTATATCTTCCCGTGGATGTCGTAAGAGGCGAAGGGAAAACGTGGGTAACAATATAACACATTACACAGTAAAAGTGTTACCCACTACCAATGAGGTGCCCATTGAATCGAAAAGTGGCGGTAAGAAGAACTCACATAGCTGAGAATTCCCAAGGAGGGTTGACATCAGGCAGGCGGTCGGTCATAAAATCATTAGCCAAAACCATTAAAAGTATGTCAAaacaaaagattgacatatttttccgaccccacttaagggaaaggagatgatgatgataatttttggTAATAAACTTGTAACTATTATACTATGACTTTTATAATTGCCCAGCCGTATGTGTAAATGAtatgttaaaagttaaaacatattttttcattttagatgATTGTgtatactaataaaattaataatttcctaCATACCCATTACCcattatatatttcaaatattgtaAGGGCACTTACTTGGTTTTAAATCCACCACAGTCAGATTCTGCAGGAGAGGGAGGCACTCTAATGGAACCgaaaaatcataaatcatttattgccagaatgtggtcatatacagatattgttacattttaatgttcatacacaatctgcctcataggattgcaagccgagtacattataataatttttatttactaatattagaattTACAAAAAGGCAATTATGAAATGAAAAGCTTTGTTAATGATAgtgaatttttatattgtaaatctaaataaaatcaCTAATTTGAAGGGAATGCGACGATCAACATATTTTACTGTCGCAATCTTCAgtcgaataataaataaaagcgaTTCAATTACAAAACTTAGTATAAAAACCATTTAGTTACCAGCACTGAAATGTTATCTATAGCGTTGTTGCGAGCCGCAGTCCGGAGAGCTTCATTCAATTCTCTGGCTCGGTAGCGAATATTCGGACGTTGATTTGGTTTTGTTTCCGACTGTCGTTTTTTCGCTATATTTTGACTTATTCGCTTTTGCCTATTCGGTTTAGTTTTACATCATGCTACTTTGATACAATCATTTTGAAGTCCTAAGTTAAGtaacaacaaaacaacaaattttCTTTCCAGCTTTCAAGAAAGTCTAGCTTATTGCAAAGCAACCCTTTATTTATTGCCGACAAATTACAGTACAAGTCAAATCACACAGAAAACGAATAAACTAAAACTTAGTATACATAGTAGACACAAAACCCTCgaagattataatttttaactgcAAATaagtcatgattttttttttaaacttgacGATGGGTTCTCGAAGCTTTAGGAAGCTTACGTAAAACAATAGTGATCTAAGCACCTACCTGAGATGTCCTTTcatcattttattaaagctgaaaACATTGCTTCTACATAGAAAAGCTAATAGTGTCTGGCAacttggtaggtaggtacattacttTTAATCAGGATCTCTCAAGAATGTGCGTAAGCTGACACTGACACATTTAAGCTTCTATAAAATGCAACGTCCTCTTAGATGTAGAGAGCAGGCTGTGACTTTATAACAATAGTGGCAGCTCATTGCATATTCTGCAGCAGTATGATGGTGTAGGTGACGATGGCGGACGCCATGGCCAGCATGGTGGCGTAGTCCAGCGTGTAGAAGTGCACGGCGTTGAAGCGGACGGGGCGGGAGATGACGAGCTCACGGAGTTCCTTCAGAGCCTCATGGGATTCCGGTGCtagcaaaaaatacattttgttattcTACACTTACTAATACCTCATTTTCATTCCATCTTAACGGCCCACCCACCACAAGGCctggcctccctccttataggagagtgaatatggagcttagacccaccacaccgATCCAGGTTGGAAAGTGgcagggcttagggtgataatggtagattcattaacgaccactatcatatatattagctgacTTTGACTGGGAACGATAACTTAACGTGTGCGACTTAAGGGGTGTGAcaaccaccaactttccaactccgtgCTGAGAATATTTAGGCATAACCCgacccaggaatcgaacccaggacctcatgattcggaaccatataggctaaccactattTTATTCTCGCTGTGAAATGCGTAAATAAGGTATCCCTCCCGAAGGTGTCGCGGACGAGACTCCACGGCAGGGTACCTATGTCTAACTCTCCtgaccagaatacccactaaaaccctcCGCGTCTTAAATGAGCAACAACGGTTCACTTCAAACATTCCACACTGTCGGTTCCGACGTTATCCATAAGAGCTAAAACAACTTAGAAGAGAGAACCAACCAAAACAAAAAAGGTAAAAGCCCGAAAtcaagtaataaaagaaaatgccatatagactaaccactggtcTAACAAAGAAGTTACCCCTCTTCTGTAACTCGGAATAGTCAATAGATAAATCATCATGATtccatcatcagccgatggacgtctactgctgaaCACCTCTTATAAGGAAACAATACGGTtttgagccgcttgcatccagcggctactTGCAGCCCTCTTGATATCTACAGTCGAAACAATGGGAAATCGGCCAACACAACGCCTACCGTCATGGAGTCACAGCACCtcgggaccccaaagtccatcgacTATTCGAACTActtgccccgcccattgccacttcagttttgcGTCTCATTGATCTGAGTCagtttggttcttctacggatctcctcatttctgattcgatctcgcagaagtaggtaggtactccgAGCATAGCAATTAGATAAATAGTAAGCATAGCAATTAGATAAAATAAGTATCAAAATGTATATACCTACAAATTATCTTGTTTGCCATCAAATGATCAATACATCGGAGAATCCTGTCcgtctgtttgtatgttcgcTCGCAACAATGAATACCGCACAGTAGTATTGAACTATAGTTTACGACTTTCATAGCCGTTGAtaacaatattgtaaagagATTAGACTTGTGAAAAGGGACCTGTAGAAtgtaaaaacgttttattaatataaatgtaactaaataatattgaagaaatttttcttaataataaggATTTTACCATTGTACCCACTGTCAGCCTGATAATCAAATTAGTCAACATCACCATTTCCATAAGATAGACCAAACCACCGAATAGTATCTGAAAAATAGCTTTTTAAATTCTCCGTATTACAAACTCcgtattataacaaaatttccGATATTATTAAACAATCTATCGGACACATTTTAAGCGTTACCAAAAAAGCGTTATAAATGCCGAGAAATTCGTACGTTCGACCACACTGCATAAGAATGAATTCcattgtgttattttatgtagATATAATTGCAACAGTGGAGTATAGAATACGTTATGGTATCACTTACCCTAAATCCAAACATTCCATTAACATAATCACATTGTTCGAGCAACAGCAAGTAGCATTTGCTGAGACGTAAGATAGTTTTAGTACGGCTGTAACCAATCGTGTCTAACAATTCCAACTTCCAACGATTGGACAAACAAACAGTAGTAGTCGAATCGGTTTTGCTAATAACATCTTTCCTCATTCCAGGTAAGGATGCAACAGAATTATAATAATCTTGAAGTACGTCTCCGATTCTCTTAAGGCGAAACTTTACTTGGATAAAGTGAGCTATACCATCGAGCGCCGAGAGTATTTTGATAACCGTATAGATGTAGTCGATACTGTGGACCGCGGATATGAACCATCCGTACAGTAGAACCAAAGCAGTGTAATCGCTGATAAAGTATACGGAGCCGATGAGAATAAAGAAGAAGCATATTTTTGTGACGCTTCTCTTGATTTCGTTGTAATACGGCATTCCGATAACTCTGTCGATGTTCTCAAAAGTATTGTAATAGTCCAAACAGCGTTGTCTCCCGTATTTGTAGACGAACAAAAGATCCACCACGTATTGAACGTATCCGAGCATGTAGATTAATATAAAGTAATCCTGGAATTTAGCTTTTGTtcttttagaatttttaatagCTAGATAAATGCTCACTAAGTTAGTAACGAGGAAAATTGTCGTCGTAAAGGCAACTCTCCAAAAAGGCCATTTAAATCTTTTCCCGTCCCTCGAGACGCAGTATAAGCCAAACATTTTCAAAACACAGTTGAGCGCTGTTAAGGTGGTATAAGCATCGTATTTTCGGtttttcgttttgtttttattaatgtcGTGGACGAACATGTTCTTGGCCTAAACTGAAATGCTACATTGAGGTAGGCACTCGTATGTAGATTGGATTGGCGTTTAGCTTATCCAAATTGCATCTTTCATTGTGTTAATGGCGGAAATAGGTACGGAGAAATGGTCTACCTCTCTATAATTTGTGTTTGTTTATACTAGATATACTTACCTATTGTAGCTATACCTACAAGTCATACCTATAATATTTCAGCGATAgaaatcatattaatttaacattatctatcattccTGCATTAATCAAATTTGTAGGCaatttaattctctgcatcaAAATAATCAAGTCATCAACCTTTTTATTTCCAAAACGGTCTGCTTCTATGGAACGTCATCTATCAACTCCCTGCGGGAAGTTGAAGATGAAGTTTACTTTACTATTAATTTGCTCTTTGTTCTTTGTTCAGTTttgctttctttatttttatttttggattgTAGTTTAACGTAGCCAGGGATCCATAaaccattttgtacaactgattaatAACAAggtaatttttcgtgagtagcttcatctcgatgagacgatcaacttttttatttacgaaaattcttgattccgGTGGCTAACTTAGTtaccatgaaatgaaaatttctgagcgtcggaacgagataatgtaacGTAATTTGTCGGACATTGTGGctattaagttgtataactattattaatcaacagtaaaaaaaacaacaacgtTTAGCCgagacacttgactctaacaaaaatttattttcaaaagcttaatattttacaaacggatcccttaATCGAAAATTGTTGGTAGAAGAACAATAAAGATGCATCAGAGCAATTTGTAAAGTATGTCAACGAGACAGTTGTAAACCgttcttcaaaaaattaaaaatattaacggtaccatcattatatatttacgaaGTAGTCATGTTTGTagtcaataacaaaaaaatatttataccttatgaaaataaacgcgacaatgataaatttaaatgcgaacaacataaaactactctgtaccataatagtttattcattgcggcagtaagaatttataataagttaccaaaagaaattaggaaagaaaagaatataaattgctttaaaaataatttatataaatacctaactcaacaggcattctacagtgtaaatgagtaggtatttaagttaatattattgttattttcatacatattttaattgtaaagatgtaaattttaaatggtgaaattgtcatttgaatcattaaatacttaataaataatttgcatgcctaattggcaagatacatttactatctacatctaccgaccacctgtattaATGATACATGTAtctgtaaagaaataaattgattgattgattgataaattcatccccactttataTGTAGGGGAGATGtcctaaaaaaatacatttttcaagatttaattttacgactttgttcacatttttaatgtaggtacatactgatgctaatttacagctttttaAGTAGTAagtctctgcgctaagccgcggacagacggacatagcgaaactataagggttccttgtgaactacggaaccttaaaaacgTAAAACGGACTGTCGAGTGAAGATCGGTTTCATTGCCAAGGTATATTTCAAGGCATCAGAAGTCAAGAAAAAAGTCCTTATATGATCGCTTGGCAATCCGTCCTTctgtcttgtctgtctgtcattctATCCGGTACAGGTAAATGTGTAGTAAGTAATGAAGTTGAAGTGAATGCCAAAAAGATGTACTTCAAGTCTGGAATCCCTTGGcgttgtaaagaaaataaaatgaaggTTAGTAGTtaaattacaagcactttttaaatgGCAGTTGTCtaccaaaaaacaaatttaatgttttgtaatACATATAGCTGTCTTCGTAATCGATTGGCTCAAACAATTTTCGGTTGTAGATGTGGAGATCTGTAAAGGTTAACACGTTTCCAGTCCAGTGAGTCCAACGTAGGCTGGCACTTTCATTGACAAGTTCGTAAGCCCAATCTAGATTCATGAACTTTCTACTATTAAACTATTGGGATTTGTGGGGTATGATAACTTTGTGTGGGTCTATAAACGTGTTAAAGGTCTCTATTTTTTAGAGGATTACGGCTCCCCATCGTGGGACGAATCAGTTAAATACCAGCTCGCTGCTTTGGATTCAATAGATCACCGAGCTGGAAGGCACTCATTAATAACGAAgcgtttatcatcatcatcatcatataagcaGATAGTcatccactgtaggacataagccttttgtagggacatcctAACAACACGATCCTgatccgcctgcatccagcaaatccctgcgactcgcttgacgttgtcagtccacctagtgagttTTTAGTACGGGGTCgtacgtccattggctcttctaTGAGCCCCGCCCATTCCCacctcagcttcgcgactcgttgagctatgagtatgtcggtaactttagactttagttcttctgcaagtctcctcatttctgattcgatcacgccgAGATACTACGAATATAGCTCATTCCAAcgcccactgtgtgactctgaggcccatagttagcgaccaagtctcagaaccataggtcgtcactggcaacacgcattgttcgaagactttaaataatcgaaaatagttaagaaatttattttcttatattt from Bicyclus anynana chromosome 20, ilBicAnyn1.1, whole genome shotgun sequence includes the following:
- the LOC112050478 gene encoding uncharacterized protein LOC112050478; its protein translation is MLGYVQYVVDLLFVYKYGRQRCLDYYNTFENIDRVIGMPYYNEIKRSVTKICFFFILIGSVYFISDYTALVLLYGWFISAVHSIDYIYTVIKILSALDGIAHFIQVKFRLKRIGDVLQDYYNSVASLPGMRKDVISKTDSTTTVCLSNRWKLELLDTIGYSRTKTILRLSKCYLLLLEQCDYVNGMFGFRVPFHKSNLFTILLSTAMKVVNYSSILLCGIHCCERTYKQTDRILRCIDHLMANKIISPESHEALKELRELVISRPVRFNAVHFYTLDYATMLAMASAIVTYTIILLQNMQ